In one Streptomyces sp. NBC_01288 genomic region, the following are encoded:
- the pknB gene encoding Stk1 family PASTA domain-containing Ser/Thr kinase, translated as MEEPRRLGGRYELGQVLGRGGMAEVYLAHDTRLGRTVAVKTLRVDLARDPSFQARFRREAQSAASLNHPAIVAVYDTGEDYVDGVSIPYIVMEYVDGSTLRELLHSGRKLLPERAMEMTIGILQALEYSHRNGIVHRDIKPANVMLTRTGQVKVMDFGIARAMGDSGMTMTQTSAVIGTAQYLSPEQAKGEQVDARSDLYSTGCLLYELLTVRPPFVGDSPVAVAYQHVREEPQPPSVFDAEITPEMDAIVLKALTKDPNYRYQSADEMRMDIEACLDGQPVAATAAMGSVGYGAYGDDQATTALRSDAGATTMLPPMNPDDGGFGYDDRPDRRRQQKKSNTSTILLVVAAVLVLVGAILIGKWAFSGNGSANDNVDTPTFIGQTKDSANTMADNIGLKLSFTSKTCADQPKGKICTQNPDPNTSVKKDSTVNLVVSTGAPKVVVPSVVGQSFDDASETLTGDKYQFKVEKKEKVSGEDPGTVLEQDPVLGAQVEKGTTVTLTVAKAEAKSTVPDVSGKSCDDAKAQMQQNNLVGNCTEVATTDTNLNGKVVATSPTAGTQVDKNSSVNIQIGKVSQTQVPNVVGQTVANAKQILQQNGFTNIQFADNSDQGDNAIVTQQDPGSGNQVDDPGNTQITLTTVGTGNGNNNGGGGFFGGNSG; from the coding sequence ATGGAAGAGCCGCGTCGCCTCGGCGGCCGGTACGAGCTGGGCCAGGTGCTCGGCCGTGGTGGCATGGCGGAGGTCTACCTCGCCCATGACACACGCCTCGGCCGCACGGTGGCGGTGAAGACGCTGCGCGTCGACCTTGCGCGCGACCCTTCCTTCCAGGCCCGGTTCCGCCGGGAGGCCCAGTCGGCCGCCTCGCTCAACCATCCCGCGATCGTCGCGGTCTACGACACGGGCGAGGACTACGTCGACGGGGTCTCGATCCCGTACATCGTCATGGAGTACGTCGACGGTTCGACGCTCCGTGAGCTGCTCCACAGCGGCCGCAAGCTGCTGCCGGAGCGTGCCATGGAGATGACCATCGGCATCCTCCAGGCCCTGGAGTACTCGCACCGCAACGGCATCGTCCACCGCGACATCAAGCCGGCCAACGTCATGCTGACGCGCACCGGCCAGGTCAAGGTGATGGACTTCGGCATCGCCCGCGCGATGGGCGACTCCGGCATGACGATGACGCAGACGTCCGCGGTGATCGGCACCGCCCAGTACCTCTCCCCGGAGCAGGCGAAGGGCGAGCAGGTCGACGCCCGCTCGGACCTCTACTCGACGGGCTGCCTCCTCTACGAGCTGCTGACGGTACGGCCGCCCTTCGTGGGCGACTCCCCCGTCGCGGTGGCGTACCAGCACGTGCGCGAGGAGCCGCAGCCGCCGAGCGTCTTCGACGCGGAGATCACGCCGGAGATGGACGCGATCGTCCTGAAGGCGCTCACCAAGGACCCCAACTACCGCTACCAGTCCGCCGACGAGATGCGCATGGACATCGAGGCCTGCCTCGACGGCCAGCCGGTCGCGGCGACGGCGGCGATGGGTTCGGTCGGCTACGGCGCCTACGGCGACGACCAGGCGACGACGGCCCTGCGTTCCGACGCCGGCGCCACGACGATGCTGCCCCCCATGAACCCGGACGACGGCGGCTTCGGCTACGACGACCGTCCGGACCGCCGCCGCCAGCAGAAGAAGTCGAACACCTCGACGATCCTGCTGGTCGTGGCGGCGGTCCTGGTGCTGGTGGGCGCGATCCTGATCGGGAAGTGGGCGTTCAGCGGTAACGGCTCGGCCAACGACAACGTAGATACGCCGACCTTCATCGGGCAGACCAAGGACTCCGCCAACACCATGGCGGACAACATCGGCCTGAAGCTGTCGTTCACGTCGAAGACCTGCGCGGACCAGCCCAAGGGCAAGATCTGCACGCAGAACCCGGATCCCAACACCTCGGTCAAGAAGGACTCCACGGTCAACCTGGTCGTCTCGACCGGCGCCCCGAAGGTCGTCGTACCGAGTGTCGTCGGCCAGAGCTTCGACGACGCCTCCGAGACGCTCACCGGCGACAAGTACCAGTTCAAGGTGGAGAAGAAGGAGAAGGTGTCCGGCGAGGACCCCGGCACGGTCCTGGAGCAGGACCCCGTCCTCGGTGCGCAGGTCGAGAAGGGCACCACCGTCACCCTGACCGTCGCCAAGGCCGAGGCGAAGTCCACGGTCCCCGACGTCAGCGGCAAGAGCTGTGACGACGCCAAGGCGCAGATGCAGCAGAACAACCTCGTCGGCAACTGCACCGAGGTGGCGACCACCGACACGAACCTGAACGGCAAGGTCGTCGCGACCTCGCCCACGGCCGGGACGCAGGTCGACAAGAACTCGTCGGTCAACATCCAGATCGGCAAGGTCTCCCAGACCCAGGTCCCGAACGTCGTCGGCCAGACGGTGGCGAACGCCAAGCAGATTTTGCAGCAGAACGGCTTCACCAACATCCAGTTCGCCGACAACAGCGATCAGGGCGACAACGCGATCGTGACCCAGCAGGACCCGGGCTCGGGCAACCAGGTGGACGACCCCGGCAACACGCAGATCACCCTCACCACCGTGGGCACCGGCAACGGCAACAACAACGGTGGCGGCGGCTTCTTCGGGGGCAACTCCGGATAG
- a CDS encoding class E sortase — MNVAATTDDTEEQTDTPASPPDRPRGTGPVATAVSLFGELLITAGLILGLFVVYSLWWTNVVADRTADKQGDKVRNNWSKDKDTGPGALDTKDGIGFLHVPAMKNGEVLVEKGTETSVLNDGVAGYYTDPVKAALPTTGKNGNFTLAAHRDGHGAKFHNIDKLRKGDPIVFETKDDWYVYKVYDILPETSKYNVKTLAQVPTESGKKKAGHYITLTTCTPVYTSRYRYVVWGELVRVDKVDSARTPPKELR, encoded by the coding sequence ATGAACGTGGCAGCGACCACCGACGACACCGAAGAGCAGACCGACACGCCCGCCTCCCCGCCGGACCGCCCCCGCGGTACCGGCCCGGTCGCGACGGCGGTCAGCCTCTTCGGTGAACTCCTCATCACGGCGGGCCTGATCCTCGGCCTGTTCGTCGTCTACTCCCTGTGGTGGACGAACGTCGTCGCCGACCGCACGGCCGACAAACAGGGCGACAAGGTCCGGAACAACTGGTCCAAGGACAAGGACACCGGTCCCGGCGCGCTCGACACCAAGGACGGCATCGGCTTCCTGCACGTGCCCGCCATGAAGAACGGCGAGGTGCTGGTCGAGAAGGGCACCGAGACGAGCGTCCTGAACGACGGCGTCGCCGGCTACTACACGGACCCCGTCAAGGCCGCCCTCCCGACCACCGGCAAGAACGGCAACTTCACCCTCGCCGCCCACCGCGACGGCCACGGCGCCAAGTTCCACAACATCGACAAGCTCAGGAAGGGCGACCCGATCGTCTTCGAGACGAAGGACGACTGGTACGTCTACAAGGTCTACGACATCCTTCCCGAGACCTCGAAGTACAACGTCAAGACGCTCGCCCAGGTCCCCACGGAGTCCGGCAAGAAGAAGGCCGGGCACTACATCACCCTGACGACCTGCACGCCGGTGTACACGTCCCGGTACCGGTACGTGGTGTGGGGCGAGCTGGTCCGCGTCGACAAGGTGGACAGCGCGCGGACACCGCCGAAGGAGCTCCGCTGA
- a CDS encoding class E sortase, with translation MTALRPERESEAAYGEQPYAEPSYGEQGGFDQWHGTQAQGASGVPYGPIDEETVALRIADLSPERTGHGRSISASDASSASSATGTPTGGRAARRKAAKGRHGRHGAGGAAEETTEASATPESASASSGGGARLSRVEARRRQRANKPGAAVVASRAIGEVFITTGVLMLLFVTYQLWWTNVRAHAQAGSEASQLQNDWASGKRAPGEFSPGQGFAILHIPKLDVVAPIAEGVSNKKVLDKGMVGHYSEGTLKTAMPDAKTGNFALAAHRNTHGEPFRYINQLKPGDEVVVETQDTYYVYKMTKTLPVTAPSNTSVIDPIPKGSGFTKPGRYITLTTCTPEFTSKYRLIVWGKMVEVRPRSKGKPDALIE, from the coding sequence GTGACCGCGCTGCGCCCCGAGCGCGAGTCCGAGGCCGCGTACGGGGAGCAGCCGTACGCGGAGCCGTCGTACGGGGAACAGGGCGGGTTCGACCAGTGGCACGGCACGCAGGCTCAGGGCGCGTCCGGGGTGCCGTACGGTCCGATCGACGAAGAGACCGTCGCGCTGCGGATAGCGGATCTCTCGCCGGAGCGGACGGGCCACGGCCGGTCCATATCGGCGTCTGACGCCTCATCCGCCTCCTCCGCCACAGGAACCCCCACGGGCGGGCGTGCGGCCCGCAGAAAGGCCGCCAAGGGGCGTCACGGGCGTCATGGGGCCGGCGGGGCGGCGGAGGAGACCACCGAGGCCTCTGCGACACCGGAGTCGGCATCGGCTTCGTCCGGTGGCGGCGCACGTCTCTCGCGGGTCGAGGCGCGGCGGCGGCAGCGGGCGAACAAGCCGGGGGCCGCGGTCGTCGCGAGCCGGGCCATCGGCGAGGTGTTCATCACCACCGGCGTGCTGATGCTGCTGTTCGTCACCTACCAGCTGTGGTGGACGAACGTACGGGCGCACGCGCAGGCCGGCAGCGAGGCGAGCCAGCTCCAGAACGACTGGGCGAGCGGGAAGCGCGCCCCCGGAGAGTTCTCGCCGGGGCAGGGCTTCGCCATCCTGCACATCCCCAAGCTGGACGTGGTGGCGCCGATCGCCGAGGGCGTCAGCAACAAGAAGGTGCTCGACAAGGGGATGGTCGGGCACTACAGCGAGGGCACCCTCAAGACCGCGATGCCGGACGCGAAGACCGGCAACTTCGCGCTCGCCGCGCACCGCAACACCCATGGCGAACCGTTCCGGTACATCAACCAGCTCAAGCCGGGCGACGAGGTCGTGGTGGAGACCCAGGACACCTACTACGTCTACAAGATGACGAAGACGCTGCCCGTGACGGCGCCGAGCAACACCAGTGTCATCGACCCCATCCCCAAGGGCTCGGGCTTCACCAAGCCCGGCCGCTACATCACGCTGACGACCTGTACGCCGGAGTTCACCAGCAAGTACCGGCTGATCGTCTGGGGCAAGATGGTCGAGGTACGGCCGCGCAGCAAGGGCAAGCCGGATGCGCTCATCGAGTAA
- a CDS encoding aminodeoxychorismate/anthranilate synthase component II, with product MSARILVVDNYDSFVFNLVQYLYQLGAECEVLRNDEVSTAHAQDGFDGVLLSPGPGTPEEAGVCIEMVRHCASTGVPVFGVCLGMQSMQVAYGGVVDRAPELLHGKTSLVEHEGKGVFAGLPSPFTATRYHSLAAEPGTVPAELDVTARTHDGIIMGLRHRELPVEGVQFHPESVLTEHGHRMLANWLVECGDEGAVARSVGLAPVVGRATA from the coding sequence GTGAGTGCACGGATTCTCGTCGTCGACAACTACGACAGCTTCGTCTTCAACCTGGTCCAGTACCTGTACCAGCTGGGCGCCGAGTGCGAGGTGCTGCGCAACGACGAGGTGTCGACCGCGCACGCCCAGGACGGCTTCGACGGCGTCCTCCTCTCGCCCGGCCCCGGCACCCCCGAGGAGGCCGGCGTCTGCATCGAGATGGTCCGGCACTGCGCCTCGACCGGGGTACCCGTCTTCGGCGTCTGCCTCGGCATGCAGTCGATGCAGGTGGCCTACGGCGGTGTCGTGGACCGCGCCCCCGAACTGCTGCACGGCAAGACCTCGCTCGTCGAGCACGAGGGCAAGGGCGTCTTCGCCGGACTGCCCTCGCCCTTCACGGCGACCCGCTACCACTCGCTGGCGGCCGAGCCGGGGACGGTCCCGGCCGAGCTGGACGTCACCGCCAGAACGCACGACGGCATCATCATGGGCCTGCGCCACCGCGAACTGCCCGTCGAGGGCGTCCAGTTCCACCCGGAGTCGGTGCTCACCGAGCACGGCCACCGGATGCTGGCCAACTGGCTGGTGGAGTGCGGCGACGAGGGTGCCGTGGCGAGGTCGGTGGGGCTCGCCCCGGTGGTGGGCAGGGCCACGGCGTGA
- a CDS encoding class E sortase: MRVIVRSVSELCITVGTLIVLFVVYVLFWTGVKADRTMSDQIHQLHNQWSQQTAHPKASPAPAPAASPAPARPAAYKDGKPFAIMYIPRLGFTWNKPVLEDTDVSTLKKGLGHYAGTARLGQVGNFAVAGHRRTYGNPFVNFPELRVGDAVVLTDGTTWFTYRIDKGPYKTVPTDIEVIDPVPRKSGYTASGRYLTLTTCDPEWGHSHRLIVWAHLDSTQPVEAGRPAALRR; the protein is encoded by the coding sequence GTGCGCGTGATCGTCAGGAGCGTCAGCGAACTCTGCATCACCGTAGGCACCCTGATCGTCCTCTTCGTGGTCTACGTCCTGTTCTGGACCGGCGTGAAGGCCGACCGCACGATGAGCGACCAGATCCACCAGTTGCACAACCAGTGGTCGCAGCAGACCGCGCACCCCAAGGCATCCCCCGCGCCGGCGCCCGCCGCCTCGCCCGCTCCGGCGAGACCGGCCGCGTACAAGGACGGCAAGCCCTTCGCGATCATGTACATCCCGCGGCTTGGTTTCACGTGGAACAAGCCCGTCCTTGAGGACACCGACGTGAGCACCCTCAAGAAGGGGCTCGGGCACTACGCCGGCACCGCGCGGCTGGGGCAGGTCGGCAACTTCGCGGTGGCGGGGCACAGACGGACGTACGGCAACCCCTTCGTGAACTTTCCGGAGCTGCGCGTGGGTGACGCGGTGGTGCTGACGGACGGGACCACCTGGTTCACGTATCGGATCGACAAAGGGCCTTACAAAACAGTGCCCACCGACATTGAGGTGATCGATCCTGTGCCACGTAAGTCCGGGTACACGGCCTCGGGCCGCTATCTCACGCTGACCACGTGCGATCCGGAGTGGGGGCACAGCCACCGGCTGATCGTCTGGGCCCATCTCGACTCCACACAGCCTGTGGAGGCCGGGAGACCAGCCGCGCTGCGCCGTTAG
- a CDS encoding DUF881 domain-containing protein, producing MSNSADSPGTGTSPARIRRFRPVRILTVAVFALAGLIFFTSFDTAKGTNIRTDASLLKLSDLIQTRSQKNGRLNDANGVLRDEVDALRKEDDGSTGADDKKLTALERTAGAQRLKGKAVTVTLNDAPPNATAKLPGYPEPQPDYLVIHQQDLQAVVNALWQGGAKGIKVMDQRLIATSAVRCVGNTLILQGRVYSPPYKITAVGDPGKLQAALTASKAIQNYKVYVDVYGLGWKVTDDGTVTLPGYSGTVDLHYAKPVE from the coding sequence TTGAGCAATTCTGCCGACTCCCCCGGGACGGGTACCAGTCCCGCCCGTATCCGCCGTTTCCGTCCCGTGCGGATTCTGACGGTGGCCGTCTTCGCCCTCGCGGGGCTCATCTTCTTCACCAGTTTCGACACGGCCAAGGGCACCAACATCCGCACGGACGCCTCCTTGCTGAAGCTGTCCGACCTGATCCAGACCCGCAGCCAGAAGAACGGCCGGCTGAACGACGCGAACGGGGTCCTGCGCGACGAGGTCGACGCCCTCCGTAAGGAGGACGACGGCAGTACCGGCGCCGACGACAAGAAGCTCACGGCACTGGAGCGGACCGCGGGCGCGCAGCGGCTCAAGGGCAAGGCCGTCACCGTCACCCTGAACGACGCCCCGCCCAACGCCACCGCCAAGCTCCCCGGCTACCCCGAGCCGCAGCCCGACTACCTGGTCATCCACCAGCAGGACCTCCAGGCCGTGGTGAACGCCCTCTGGCAGGGCGGCGCCAAGGGCATCAAGGTCATGGACCAGCGGCTGATCGCGACCAGCGCCGTGCGCTGCGTGGGCAACACCCTGATCCTCCAGGGCCGGGTCTACTCACCGCCGTACAAGATCACGGCGGTCGGGGACCCGGGGAAGCTCCAGGCGGCGCTGACGGCGTCCAAGGCGATCCAGAACTACAAGGTGTACGTCGACGTCTACGGGCTCGGTTGGAAAGTGACCGACGACGGGACCGTGACTCTTCCCGGGTACTCGGGCACAGTGGATCTGCACTACGCGAAGCCAGTGGAGTAA
- the crgA gene encoding cell division protein CrgA, with translation MPKSRIRKKADYTPPPAKAATAIKLNSRAWVAPVMLAMFVIGLAWIVVFYVTDGSMPIDSLDNWNIVVGFGFIAAGFGVSTQWK, from the coding sequence GTGCCGAAGTCACGTATCCGCAAGAAGGCCGACTACACGCCGCCGCCGGCGAAAGCGGCGACCGCCATCAAGTTGAACAGCCGTGCCTGGGTCGCTCCGGTCATGCTGGCCATGTTCGTCATCGGGCTGGCGTGGATCGTCGTCTTCTACGTCACCGACGGCTCCATGCCCATCGACAGCCTGGACAACTGGAACATCGTGGTGGGCTTCGGCTTCATCGCCGCCGGGTTCGGCGTCTCCACGCAGTGGAAGTAG
- a CDS encoding rhomboid family intramembrane serine protease translates to MDQAPGSPQGPEEQRPQDAQSLPVCYRHPDRETGVRCTRCERPICPECMVSASVGFQCSECVRGGSGTGHAPTAAQPRTIAGGTVASDPRLVTKILVGLCVAVYLVQLSSVGDRFTDHFELIGKVSDTGLPPYDGVSAGQWYRLLTAMFLHANLLHIIFNMLSLWWLGGPLEAALGRARYLALYFVSGLAGSALSYLLAAPNASSVGASGAIFGLFGATAILMRRLNYDLRPLIAILVINLIFTFNPAMNIAWQAHVGGLVAGVITGYAMVHAPRERRALIQYGTCAVVLVVVVVLTLIRTAQLS, encoded by the coding sequence ATGGACCAGGCGCCAGGCAGCCCGCAGGGCCCGGAGGAACAGCGGCCCCAGGATGCCCAGAGTCTGCCGGTCTGCTACCGGCACCCGGACCGCGAGACCGGCGTCCGCTGCACCCGCTGCGAGCGCCCGATCTGCCCGGAGTGCATGGTGAGCGCCTCCGTCGGTTTCCAGTGTTCCGAGTGCGTCCGCGGCGGTTCCGGCACGGGGCACGCTCCGACCGCGGCCCAGCCGCGCACGATCGCCGGTGGCACGGTGGCGTCGGATCCCCGGCTTGTCACCAAGATCCTTGTCGGCCTGTGCGTCGCCGTCTATCTGGTCCAACTGTCCTCGGTGGGGGACCGGTTCACCGACCATTTCGAGCTGATCGGCAAGGTCTCGGACACCGGTCTGCCGCCGTACGACGGCGTCTCCGCAGGGCAGTGGTACCGGCTGTTGACCGCGATGTTCCTGCACGCCAACCTGCTTCACATCATTTTCAACATGCTCAGCCTGTGGTGGCTCGGCGGTCCCCTGGAGGCTGCTCTCGGCCGCGCCCGCTATCTCGCGTTGTACTTCGTCTCGGGCCTCGCGGGGAGCGCGCTCAGCTATCTCCTCGCCGCTCCGAACGCGTCCTCGGTCGGTGCCTCCGGCGCCATCTTCGGTCTCTTCGGCGCAACCGCGATTCTGATGCGCCGCCTCAACTACGACCTCCGGCCGCTCATCGCCATCCTGGTGATCAACCTGATCTTCACCTTCAACCCGGCGATGAACATCGCCTGGCAGGCCCACGTCGGCGGCCTGGTCGCCGGTGTGATCACCGGGTACGCGATGGTGCACGCCCCGCGTGAGCGGCGGGCCCTGATCCAGTACGGCACCTGTGCGGTCGTACTGGTCGTCGTCGTGGTGTTGACGCTGATCAGGACGGCTCAGCTCAGCTGA
- a CDS encoding peptidylprolyl isomerase, with protein sequence MAEQLYATLRTSLGDIEVRLLPNHAPKTVKNFVELATGEREWTNPTTGEKAAAKLYDGTVFHRVIKGFMIQGGDPLGNGTGGPGYQFEDEFHPDLRFDKPYLLAMANAGPGTNGSQFFVTVSPTAWLTRKHTIFGEVTDAASQKVVDAIAAADTNPRTDRPVKDVVIESVVVETR encoded by the coding sequence GTGGCCGAGCAGCTCTACGCCACCCTCAGGACCAGCCTCGGCGACATCGAAGTCCGGCTTCTGCCGAACCACGCGCCCAAGACGGTCAAGAACTTCGTCGAGCTCGCCACGGGCGAGCGGGAGTGGACCAACCCCACCACCGGTGAGAAGGCCGCGGCCAAGCTCTACGACGGTACGGTCTTCCACCGGGTGATCAAGGGCTTCATGATTCAGGGCGGGGACCCGCTGGGCAACGGCACGGGTGGCCCGGGCTACCAGTTCGAGGACGAGTTCCACCCCGACCTGCGTTTCGACAAGCCCTACCTGTTGGCCATGGCCAACGCCGGGCCGGGCACCAATGGCTCGCAGTTCTTCGTCACCGTCTCCCCGACGGCCTGGCTGACCCGCAAGCACACCATCTTCGGTGAGGTCACCGACGCGGCGAGCCAGAAGGTCGTGGACGCCATCGCGGCCGCCGACACCAACCCGCGCACCGACCGCCCGGTCAAGGACGTCGTCATCGAGTCGGTCGTCGTCGAGACCCGCTAG
- a CDS encoding DUF5324 family protein → MTRIDSVRSATGSAKDSVLHAAEVVAPYADTAKDRASYYAHEARVRLAPKVSLAADQARVQYDAHVVPRLEQARTHVPPKVDQAAQEAAVRTRKAAQQAAEYSRPRIEQAVAAAGPVKDEAAARGAAAFAALRGQVSPKEIQKLVRKHERRARAGRLAKGLAVVGILAGGAFAAWKWWDKQANPDWLVEPPAATEVPETGHLTSVDGSPEAVLDPEVEAKQAEDEAAESDEHR, encoded by the coding sequence GTGACCCGCATCGACAGCGTGCGCTCCGCGACCGGCTCGGCGAAGGACAGCGTGCTGCACGCCGCGGAAGTGGTGGCGCCCTACGCCGACACGGCCAAGGACAGGGCCTCGTACTACGCCCATGAGGCACGCGTACGTCTCGCGCCCAAGGTGTCGCTGGCCGCAGACCAGGCCCGCGTCCAGTACGACGCCCATGTCGTGCCGCGCCTGGAGCAGGCCCGCACCCATGTACCGCCGAAGGTCGACCAGGCCGCCCAGGAAGCCGCCGTCCGTACCCGCAAGGCTGCCCAGCAGGCCGCCGAGTACTCACGGCCGAGGATCGAGCAGGCGGTCGCCGCCGCGGGCCCGGTCAAGGACGAGGCCGCCGCACGCGGTGCGGCCGCGTTCGCCGCGCTGCGCGGCCAGGTCTCGCCCAAGGAGATCCAGAAGCTGGTCCGCAAGCACGAGCGGCGGGCGAGGGCCGGCCGGCTCGCGAAGGGGCTGGCGGTTGTGGGCATCCTGGCGGGCGGCGCTTTCGCCGCCTGGAAGTGGTGGGACAAGCAGGCCAACCCCGACTGGCTGGTCGAACCGCCTGCCGCGACCGAGGTGCCCGAGACGGGTCACCTCACCTCGGTGGACGGCAGCCCCGAGGCCGTACTCGACCCCGAGGTCGAGGCCAAGCAGGCCGAGGACGAGGCCGCCGAGAGCGACGAACACCGCTGA
- a CDS encoding helix-turn-helix domain-containing protein codes for MDAAQQEATARARELQRNWYGEPLGALFRKLIDDLGLNQARLAGVLGLSAPMLSQLMSGQRAKIGNPAVVQRVQLLQDLAGQVADGSVSAAEATERMDEIKKSQGGSVLSNTTTTTSSSGAPTVKRVVREIQSLLRSVAAAGDIIDAADTLAPTHPELAEFLRVYGAGRTSDAVAHYQSHQS; via the coding sequence ATGGACGCCGCACAGCAGGAAGCCACCGCCAGAGCGCGGGAGCTGCAGCGGAATTGGTACGGGGAGCCTTTGGGGGCGCTCTTCCGTAAGCTCATCGACGATCTTGGGCTCAACCAGGCTCGTCTCGCGGGGGTGTTGGGACTGTCCGCGCCGATGTTGTCCCAGCTGATGAGCGGTCAGCGGGCGAAGATCGGCAATCCCGCGGTGGTCCAGCGGGTGCAGTTGCTGCAGGACCTGGCGGGACAGGTCGCGGACGGCAGCGTGAGCGCGGCCGAGGCGACCGAGCGCATGGACGAGATCAAGAAGTCCCAGGGGGGCTCGGTGCTCAGCAACACCACGACCACGACGAGCAGTTCGGGAGCGCCCACGGTCAAGCGGGTGGTCCGCGAGATCCAGTCGCTGCTGCGCTCGGTGGCCGCCGCGGGCGACATCATCGACGCGGCTGACACCCTCGCCCCGACCCACCCCGAACTGGCAGAGTTCCTCCGGGTGTACGGCGCCGGCCGCACCTCGGACGCGGTCGCGCACTACCAGTCCCACCAGAGCTGA
- a CDS encoding serine/threonine-protein kinase, producing the protein MGEVFAGRYELVDPIGRGGVGAVWRAWDHRRRRYVAAKVLQQSDAHSLLRFVREQALRIDHPHVLAPASWAADDDKVLFTMDLVAGGSLVHLIGDYGPLPPAFVCTLLDQLLSGLAAVHAEGVVHRDIKPANLLLEATGTARPRLRLSDFGIAMRLGEARLTETNLVVGTPGYLAPEQMMGAEPDFPADLFAVGLVALYLLEGAKPDSKALVQYFAEHGTPGAPKGIPEALWQVVAMLLQPDPQARFRTATGARKALAAAAELLPEPGPDDELIEIFDQIGPLPSEFAPEGPLKRASGVDTGSTTTPSSAGSSDPENDLDAGVGDAGSASGEGLDSAWPGTDSVPVDPRQGIVSQPTPTPVPIPTPPTSPPRSPMSDTGSFHLPPPQAPYGQQADQAQAEQQAAHQTAQAHQGGQYQPPMNPSPQYSSPHDLTHVLSSPQPRADPSTASYTAQVPQVPPSAPPVPQHRGRRARRRPGPPAKVVIPVLLLALACYAVGFWALTRI; encoded by the coding sequence ATGGGTGAGGTCTTCGCCGGCCGGTACGAACTGGTCGACCCGATCGGGCGCGGCGGTGTCGGCGCGGTCTGGCGCGCCTGGGACCACCGGCGTCGCCGCTATGTGGCGGCCAAGGTCCTGCAACAGAGCGACGCGCACTCGCTGCTGCGCTTCGTCCGAGAACAGGCACTGCGGATCGACCACCCCCATGTGCTCGCACCGGCCAGCTGGGCCGCCGACGACGACAAGGTCCTGTTCACCATGGACCTGGTGGCGGGCGGTTCGCTCGTCCATCTCATCGGGGACTACGGTCCCCTGCCCCCCGCGTTCGTCTGCACGCTGCTCGACCAGCTCCTCTCCGGTCTCGCCGCGGTGCACGCGGAAGGTGTCGTGCACCGTGACATCAAGCCCGCCAACCTGCTCCTCGAAGCCACCGGCACGGCCCGTCCGCGCCTGCGCCTGTCCGACTTCGGCATCGCGATGCGGCTGGGCGAGGCACGCCTGACGGAGACCAACCTCGTGGTGGGGACGCCGGGTTACCTCGCGCCCGAGCAGATGATGGGCGCGGAGCCGGACTTCCCCGCCGACCTGTTCGCCGTAGGGCTGGTGGCGCTGTACCTGCTGGAGGGGGCCAAGCCGGACTCCAAGGCGCTGGTGCAGTACTTCGCGGAGCATGGGACTCCGGGGGCACCCAAGGGCATTCCCGAGGCGCTGTGGCAGGTCGTGGCAATGCTGCTCCAGCCCGATCCGCAGGCTCGCTTCCGGACGGCCACGGGGGCGCGCAAGGCGCTCGCGGCGGCCGCGGAGCTGTTGCCCGAGCCCGGCCCCGACGACGAGCTGATCGAGATCTTCGACCAAATCGGGCCGCTGCCTTCGGAGTTCGCGCCCGAGGGTCCGCTGAAGAGGGCTTCCGGGGTGGACACGGGGTCGACGACGACTCCCTCGTCGGCCGGCTCTTCCGATCCCGAGAACGACCTGGACGCCGGTGTCGGCGATGCCGGCAGTGCCAGCGGCGAGGGTCTCGACTCGGCCTGGCCCGGCACGGACTCCGTACCCGTGGATCCACGGCAGGGCATCGTCTCCCAGCCGACCCCGACTCCCGTGCCGATTCCGACTCCGCCGACTTCCCCGCCCCGGTCCCCGATGTCGGACACCGGCAGCTTCCATCTGCCGCCCCCGCAGGCCCCGTACGGACAACAGGCGGACCAGGCACAGGCGGAGCAGCAGGCAGCACATCAGACAGCCCAGGCCCACCAGGGCGGCCAGTACCAGCCGCCCATGAACCCCTCGCCCCAGTACTCCTCGCCCCATGACCTCACGCATGTCCTGTCCTCCCCCCAGCCACGTGCTGATCCCTCTACTGCTTCATACACCGCTCAGGTCCCGCAGGTTCCACCGTCGGCGCCGCCGGTTCCGCAGCACCGCGGCAGGCGGGCACGGCGTCGTCCCGGGCCGCCCGCGAAGGTGGTGATCCCGGTGCTGCTGCTCGCGCTGGCCTGTTATGCGGTGGGGTTCTGGGCGCTGACCCGCATCTGA
- a CDS encoding DLW-39 family protein: protein MKKLLLVALAAIGGLLVYRQIQADRAEQDLWTEATDSVPTGS from the coding sequence GTGAAGAAGCTTCTCCTGGTCGCACTGGCCGCCATCGGCGGGCTCCTCGTGTACCGCCAGATCCAGGCGGATCGCGCCGAGCAGGATCTGTGGACGGAGGCGACCGACTCCGTGCCCACGGGTTCGTGA